The window tGAATGGGAAGGTGTACAATAGgcttaacccctgacccctgacctctatgtGAATGGGAAGGTGTACAATAGgcttaacccctgacccctgacctctatgtGACCGGGAAGGTGTACAATAGgcttaacccctgacccctatgTGAACGGGAAGGTGTACAATAGGcttaaccctgacccctgacctctatgtGAATGGGAAGGTGTAAAAAGGCTTAACccgtgacccctgacctccatgTGAACAGGAAAGGTGTACAATAGGcttaaccctgacccctgacctctatgtGAACTGGAAGGTGTACAATAGgcttaacccctgacccctgacctctatgtGAACGGGAAGGTGTACAATAGGcttaaccctgacccctgacctctatgtGAACGGGAAGGTGTACAATAGGCGTAACccgtgacccctgacctctatgtGAACGGGAAGGTGTACAATAGgcttaacccctgacccctgacctctatgtGAACGAGAAGGTGTACAACAGgcttaacccctgacccctgacctctatgtGAACGGGAAGGTGTACAATAGGCTTAACccgtgacccctgacctctatgtGAACGGGAAGGTGTACAATAGgcttaacccctgacccctatgTGAACTTCTTAGTGAAGCGTAGTTTGAAGTATGCGATCAACAGGAAGATAACGGTCATGATCGCCAGGGCAACGTGATTCTGCCACAGCCCCCACGTGGTGTAGTCGATCCCCTGGTTCTTCAGAAAGTCTTCCCCCGTGCATCTGGACACAGGAGAGAAAGGTTCCTACCTCAGAAACAAAACACCTCAATTATGGATCATTTAAAAAGGTATAGTGAGACATTATCACTTACGTCATACCAGGGGGCAAGGTGCCGTTGAGGGGAATGTCTCCACAGAACTGGAGACCTACAAACTCATTAATTTGGAGAGCTGTTAGTCCGTACCGAGGGATGCTGAGGTACTGGAACCAGGCAAGCCACTCAACAATACTGGGCAGGTTCACCAACAGGCCTGAGAAGATCTGATagggcaggggagagaagaggagggaggggagggagaggagggaggagaagaggggagggggagaggagggaggagaagaggggaggggagaggagggaggagaagaggggaggggagaggaggggtgggaggagaggaggggaggggagagaagaggagggggaggggagaggaggagaaggtagcAAAGAGGAGATtttaggagaggagggggtgaggagaggagggaagggaacgAAGAGGAGATTTTAGGAAAGGAGGGGTGAGTAGAGGAGGGAAGGGAACGAAGAGGAGATtttaggagaggaggggtgaggagaggagggaagggaagggagcgaggagggaggaggggaagggagcaAAGAGGAGATTTtaggaggggagggaaagggagaggaagaggagggggaggagaaaggtgatgaggggagaggaggaggaagaggagagcaaCATCATTTCTCATGTTTATAATCATCttatattagtgtgtgtgtgtgtgtgtcaattcaagggcttcattggcatgggaaaaacATGCTAACATTGCCAAAACAAACCATCACAAAtgatttagtctctctctctctgtcgctctcaccATCTGAAGACGAAGGCTATGGTCATGAAGATGTTGGCGATCGCCACAACACTCTGGTCAGCTGATATAGCCATGGTCATAGCAGTAGCTGTATAGGCTACCCAGAGCTACAGTCAACATGAAGAGAAGAAGGCCTCCACTGTAGCTTTAAACCCTGGAGAATAGAGAAATGGCacaggagatatatatatatatataatatactagaTCAGAACAGAGTATTACAataccagatcagaacagagtaTTACAATACCAGATCAGAAACAGAGTATTACAATACCAGATCAGAAAAATACTAGATCAGAACAGAGTGATACTAGATCAGAACAGAAATATACTAGATCAGAACAGAAATATACTAGATcagaacatagaaatataacactaGATGAGAACAGAAATATACTAAATCAGACcagagtaatataataccagatcagACCAGAGTAATATAATACTAGATCAGAACAGAGTATTACAataccagatcagaacagagtaTTACAATACCAGATCAGAAATATACTAGATCAGAACAGAGTGATACTAGATCAGAACAGAAATATACTAGATcagaacatagaaatataacactaGATGAGAACAGAAATATACTAAATCAGACcagagtaatataataccagatcagaccagagtaatataataccagatcagaacagagtaTTACAATACAGATCAGAACAGAGTATTACAATACCAGATCAGAAATATACTAGATCAGAACAGAGTGATACTAGATCAGAACAGAAATATAAGATcagaacatagaaatataacactaGATGAGAACAGAAATATACTAAATCAGACcagagtaatataataccagaacagaacagagtaatataataccagatcagaacagagtattacaataccagatcagaacagagcaatataataccagatcagaacagagtaatataataccagaacagaacagagtaatataataccagatcagaacagagtaatataataccagaacagaacagagtaatataataccagatcagaacagagtaatataataccagatcagaacagagtaATATAATACCCTAGATCAAGAACAGAAACataccagatcagaacagagtaatataataccagatcagaacagagtagtataataccagatcagaacagagtagtataataccagaacagaacagagtaatataataccataccagaacagagtaatataataccagatcagaacagagtaatataataccagatcagaacagagtaatataataccagatcagaacagaaacataccagatcagaacagagtaatataataccagatcagaacagagtagtataataccagatcagaacagagtaatataatactagaacagaacagagtaatataataccagatcagaacagagtaatataataccagatcagaacagagtaatataataccagatcagaacagaaacataccagatcagaacagagtaatataataccagatcagaacagagtagtataataccagatcagaacagagtagtataataccagatcagaacagagtagtataataccagatcagaacagagtagtataataccagatcagaacagagtagtagaataccagatcagaacagagtaatataataccagatcagacagtaatataataccagatcagaacagagtaatataataccagatcagAACTGAAACATACTAGATCAGAACAGAGTAGTATAATACAGATCAGAacagagtaatataataccagatcCAGAACAGAGTAGTATAATGCCAGATCAGAACAGAAACataccagatcagaacagagtagtataataccagatcagaacagaaacttataccagatcagaacagagtaatataataccagatcagaacagagtaatataataccagatcagaacagagtagtataataccagatcagaacagaaacataccagatcagaacagagtaatataataccagatcagaacagagtagtataataccagatcagaacagagtaatataataccagatcagaacagagtaatataataccagatcagaacagagtaatataataccagatccagaacagagtaatataataccagatcagaacagagtaATATAATAATACCAGATCAGAACGGTAGTATAATACCAGATCAGAACAGAAACATACAGATCAGAACAGAGTAGTATAat is drawn from Oncorhynchus masou masou isolate Uvic2021 unplaced genomic scaffold, UVic_Omas_1.1 unplaced_scaffold_8540, whole genome shotgun sequence and contains these coding sequences:
- the LOC135537835 gene encoding broad substrate specificity ATP-binding cassette transporter ABCG2-like, with the translated sequence MAISADQSVVAIANIFMTIAFVFRCLPYQIFSGLLVNLPSIVEWLAWFQYLSIPRYGLTALQINEFVGLQFCGDIPLNGTLPPGMTCTGEDFLKNQGIDYTTWGLWQNHVALAIMTVIFLLIAYFKLRFTKKFT